A genomic region of Cyprinus carpio isolate SPL01 chromosome B11, ASM1834038v1, whole genome shotgun sequence contains the following coding sequences:
- the LOC109086512 gene encoding kelch repeat and BTB domain-containing protein 8 isoform X2: MFTSGLTESSQREVRIVGVESESMHLVLDYAYTSRVTLTESNVQALFTAASIFQIPALQDQCAQFMISRLDPQNCIGVFMFADAYGHQELWERSQDYIRKKFLCVMGEQEFLHLTKEQLVSILNSDDLNVEKEEHVYESIVHWLEYDCSRREADLPEVFAKCIRLPLLDEAFLSRIPPAFALALSREPSDKGWLNGTNGCPQRLGMTASEMVICFDAAHKHSGKKQTVPCLDIVAGKVYKLCKPPNDLREVGILVSSENDIFIAGGYRPSNSEVCIDHRAESDFWQYEHAGNRWLPRSPMLRARIGCRLVHCCGKLYALGGRVYEGDGRNALKSVECYDARDNCWTAVSPMPVAMEFHSTVEYKDRIYVLQGEYFFCFDPRKDYWGHLPSMNVPRTQGLAALYKNCIYYIAGICRNHQRTFTVEVYDIEQNTWCRKRDLPFEQATSPYIKVLLLQGRLHLFVRATQVMVEEHVFRTSRKNSLYQYDSEADQWTKVYETPDRLWDLGRHFECVVAKLYPQCLQKVL, translated from the exons ATGTTCACAAGTGGCCTTACAGAGAGCAGTCAGCGGGAGGTGCGGATTGTTGGCGTGGAGTCTGAGTCCATGCATTTGGTTCTGGACTACGCTTACACCTCACGTGTCACTCTCACCGAGTCTAACGTGCAGGCACTGTTCACTGCCGCCAGCATCTTCCAGATCCCAGCCCTCCAAGACCAATGTGCTCAGTTTATGATCAGCCGTTTGGACCCTCAGAACTGCATCGGGGTCTTCATGTTTGCAGATGCTTATGGCCATCAGGAGTTGTGGGAGCGTTCGCAGGATTACATCCGCAAGAAGTTTCTGTGCGTGATGGGAGAGCAGGAGTTCCTTCATCTGACCAAAGAACAGCTGGTCAGCATTCTCAACAGTGACGATCTGAACGTTGAAAAAGAGGAACACGTGTACGAAAGCATCGTGCACTGGTTGGAGTATGACTGCTCACGTCGGGAGGCAGATTTACCTGAAGTTTTTGCCAAATGCATCCGCTTGCCCCTGCTGGATGAGGCCTTTCTGAGCCGTATACCCCCAGCCTTTGCCCTGGCCTTGTCCAGGGAACCCTCGGATAAGGGTTGGCTCAATGGCACCAATGGCTGCCCACAGCGGCTGGGTATGACAGCATCAGAGATGGTCATCTGCTTCGACGCGGCTCACAAGCACTCAGGGAAGAAGCAGACCGTGCCTTGCCTGGACATTGTTGCCGGGAAGGTGTACAAGCTTTGCAAGCCACCCAATGACCTCAGAGAGGTTGGCATTTTGGTCTCGTCAGAGAACGACATCTTCATCGCTGGAGGCTATCGGCCGAGCAATAGTGAGGTGTGCATTGACCATCGCGCGGAGAGTGACTTCTGGCAGTACGAGCATGCTGGCAACAGGTGGCTCCCGCGATCGCCCATGCTGCGGGCACGCATCGGCTGCAGGCTAGTGCACTGCTGCGGGAAACTCTACGCTCTGGGTGGTCGAGTGTATGAAGGGGACGGACGAAATGCTTTGAAATCTGTGGAGTGCTATGATGCCAGAGACAACTGCTGGACAGCGGTCAGTCCCATGCCGGTGGCCATGGAGTTCCACAGCACAGTAGAGTATAAGGACCGCATCTATGTGCTGCAAG GAGAATACTTCTTCTGTTTTGACCCACGCAAAGACTACTGGGGGCATTTACCATCCATGAATGTTCCCCGTACTCAAGGCTTGGCCGCCCTGTACAAAAACTGCATCTACTACATAGCAGGCATCTGCAGAAACCACCAGCGCACGTTTACCGTGGAGGTGTACGACATCGAGCAGAACACCTGGTGCCGTAAAAGAGACCTCCCCTTCGAGCAAGCGACCAGCCCCTACATCAAGGTGCTTCTGCTTCAGGGCAGATTGCATCTGTTTGTTCGAGCTACGCAAGTCATGGTAGAAGAACACGTGTTTCGTACCAGCCGCAAGAATTCTCTCTACCAGTACGACAGTGAAGCTGACCAATGGACAAAGGTCTACGAGACGCCGGACCGCCTCTGGGACCTCGGCCGCCATTTTGAGTGTGTGGTGGCCAAACTATACCCTCAGTGTCTTCAGAAAGTGCTGTGA